Part of the Scylla paramamosain isolate STU-SP2022 chromosome 15, ASM3559412v1, whole genome shotgun sequence genome, AAATATGGTGTAAAATGAAAGTTGGTGTTAAAATAGCTAGCATTGTTTCTAGGACATGGAAATGTCTCAACTTAACCAGTCATTGAGCATCAGTTAATCAGTTGTTGCTTTTACAACCACAACATAAATCCTTGTTATTTGAGCTTGCCATGGCTGAACTCATCCCAgtatatttatttcataagactttcttctcttgtGAGTTGTTGGCCACTGCCCTGTGGATTCATGCTACAGCTATCTCCTGGGGTGTAGTTCATGCATCAGACATACAGTAGATAGATCAGTGCTGCTTCATCATTTGTCTTAacctttcattatcatcttgCTGTATTGATACTGAGAAACTCCTCTTGGGCCATCAGTGATCACACATGACTTGGTTGTTTATATTAGTTTTGTGTTTATAAAACTTAAATTTTAAATACTGACCTCAAATTGGTATGCAGCAGTGGGTAGCTGAAACAGTGTAAAGCTAGTGACCCATGTCTTCCTTCAAAGAGGTCCTTTAATCTTCAGGTCTTATTGTAAAGCTCCAGTGATTAAGTGTgaagcctttaaaaaaaaattgtcagaaaaaaaggaaaagttttcAGGAATGTAGCAAATATTGGCCAACAGGATGTACTTGAGTCATTGGGGACAAATTTGGGGAAATATTGAGTTTGCTATGACACTTTTACATCACTGATATCAACATTTGCTCTAAACAGATGGTGAGTCAAAATGTGCCGATGGATTGCGGTCATGTGGTCTTATTGACCACCAGAAAGAGATGTGTGTCCATGAATCACTCTGGTGTGACCATCACATCAACTGTGGCCAACCACACAACCTGGATGAGATGTCCTGTTTCAACTCTTATGGTATGTATTTGCTTAATTTATTTAATGTAGGATTTGAATTTGTACTTCTGTTGCTCTCTCCAGTTTAACTTTTTGTCCAGACATTAGAgcatttgaatgtttttttcctgtatcaTATCTTTTGCCACTAACTTTCTTATTTGAAGCACTTAAAATCATACTGTACTAAGTGATATAGTACCTGAAACTGAGTTAAGTATAGCACTGTGTTCCCCTAACATCCCTCTATCTGGTAAACGAGTCAGCGGTTGAAATTTGAATCAAGTAAACATAACTTTGACCCCTCTGTTGCTCAGCCTCAAGCTAAGTCCAGAGCTTGGAAGTATAAGATACCAAGCGTCTCTTTAAAGGGACCTCGTGGTGTAGAGAACTCTCAACCAATGAGAGCTAGCCATGCAATACGCATAGTGCCATCAAGCACTTCTAAGCCAGTGAGAATGCAGGAGACACACTCTCCTGGCCAATCAAGCATCCACAATTCCATCACTGGTGACAGACTGTTTACACTCAAGTGGAGACACAagcattattatttctttactattttacCACCAAAATATGATTGCTATGAGTTGTATCAGTGGTGaacagggaggggggagaagttCTTCACCAAAGCCAGAGTGAGAGGCAGCTGCCGAGGTTGACATTGACATTGATGCTGATAACCACAATGCATTCATGGATTATGGCACTGACCATGACTCAGAATGACTATCCAATAAtgtaactaaaataataatgcagtaaaactattttcctcttgtttctttaacTTTAATAAACTTTAATAATACTTTTACTTTCAATGTTGACATTCTCATTATCACCATAGTCAAATTAATCATCATTACACTATTACAGTCACCATTATTGTAATGACCATGGCAGAATGTGATAGCAGAATTACACAACATTTAAAGAGAAAATGCAATAGAATATCGCTTAGTTCCTGAGATATGCATATTTAAATGTTGCCAGACTTTGGAggtgattttatatatatacatatatatatatatatatatatatatatatatatatacgagtatatatatatatattattttatttattttatttttttaatggtgcTTGGTGCTGTGCAATGTGATTCTAAGTGCCTCATTCAGCTATCTCACTTAATTTGTATTTGCGTTCTCTATCTCTTCCACCAatcttgacaaaaaaaaatctttttgcATAATCTAAGCTATTCCAGTCTGACCTGATGCCTCTCTTCAATCCTTATTGTCAACAACTGTCTATATTCAGGGTATAttgtactatttatttatttgtttatttttattgattttttgtagcttctgtttttttccctccacaaaAAATTGAATGTTTAATTCAATAAATGAAACCATGATGTATGTATCTTCTTTACATATGAAACATCTTCCCCAGTGTTATATTGTTATTGGTCATGAAGCATGTTTACTGTAAACATGGTGGTATGACACTATGTTAACTCCACCATCAATTTGTCTTCACCTCACTTACATCACCTTTTCCTATTCCAGTCACCATGGAGGGTCTGGTGCCTGTGATGGTGGGGCCCTGGGTGGGTGCAGCACttctgctgctcttgttggtgGCTGGAGTGGTGTACTGGCGCCATGCCCGACCCCCTGCTCCTAGGGATCCTCGTCCACCACAGGAATTAAATTCATATGCAGAGTCTTATGAGGTGTCCTCTACTCTATCCTCTGCTCACCATATGGCTATACAGGTagactgttctctctctctctctctctctctctctctctctctctctctctctctctctctctctctctctctctctctctctctctctctctctctctctctctctctctctctctctctctctccccaaatcCTTAaccgaaatgataaataaatccTTTATACTCATGTTCATTTTTATAACAAGAAGTAagttagttttcttttactttgtgCTAATCAGGTGCGAGTGGTGTGCAACTCTGGGCATGGCATGGTGGGCAACGGAGCAACACACCTTACCACTACACAGCTGCCACCCCCACATTCACTCCATAGATGGCCTGGATCTTCCACTGCCACCATGGACCTTCCACCCTCTTATGAATCTCTTTTCCCACATGGGCCACCTTCCCCTAGGAGTTGCATGGCTGCCACCCCTGCCACCCCTGCATCTGCTGCCAGCCTGgacatcactgccaccaccacttcccttctttccttaggTTCAAGCACAGGGGCTGCCTCACCAGGCCATAACtaccctcctgctgctgcttctgctacccAGACTTCAAATATTGTTATTCCTTTGAGTGCCATCTGTAGCTCTACACACACTCCCAGCATAAGCACAACTTCCACCACAGTTACCACAGCACCCTCCTCCAATCACAGtaacactactaccatcactgaGGCTGcgtccacctccactacttttaccTGTAGCATCAAGTTCTGCCTCTGTTGCCCAAGTGAATGCCCCATCTGTAGAATTCACACCCCTTGTCCAACCGGAAGATTCAGCCATTTCTCCATCCAGCCTGTGTGGGGATCCTCTCCTACACTGtagcaccacacaccacacaccctgcccaccacctccaccttagAACAATTTGGTTCCACCTAGTGCTGCTTCAAGATTTGCCACACTCCAGACCTCTTTTTGTCAGTTAAGTGATTTACTGGAGTTATTGTAAAGAAGCTTTAGTCTACATTGTAGCAAGGGCTGGAATGGAAAGTGAATGGTGGTGCATCTGAAAAGatgggagagatggaaaaaattaTGATGTAATGAGTATGAAGTgggagacatgtgaagcatgaagaatagaaattgagagagagaccaacataATGTGTATTTGATAAAGGAAAGGTAACTAGGACTGCAGTAGAGTAGATGCCCTGATGACTTTTGTAAGGTTCTTgtataattataatacatgGAGAAAATTGGAGTAGTCATGAAATGAGCTAAGTGTGTGGTGAAGAAATTGATTTTCTGAAGTATAAAGGAAATACATCATTGGAAGTTCtttaaatgaataagaaaacttTTCTAAAATCATGCGTGTTGTAATCATGGGAACGTACAAAGTAATGTGTGAGCTTGCTAATCTTAGTATGTGT contains:
- the LOC135107549 gene encoding uncharacterized protein LOC135107549 isoform X1 — translated: MTNAWTVWGLLLSLAAPSFSYKISTLDAMEVCNETIYLGAGLNSAAILTLTSKSYYDYTPMHCYIRFVASMHPWSGLTGVLEDIDLRRFDDPSRHHHPENDCVDYIIVRDQTDLPQGRQCGSWSVGVRDELSPLGPKRALVGYCPTHSTASSSGSQRCGVSTEIHVEVSVGERDNLPLWSNVKWERHRGFRLVVTAYGHSYGESKCADGLRSCGLIDHQKEMCVHESLWCDHHINCGQPHNLDEMSCFNSYVTMEGLVPVMVGPWVGAALLLLLLVAGVVYWRHARPPAPRDPRPPQELNSYAESYEVSSTLSSAHHMAIQVRVVCNSGHGMVGNGATHLTTTQLPPPHSLHRWPGSSTATMDLPPSYESLFPHGPPSPRSCMAATPATPASAASLDITATTTSLLSLGSSTGAASPGHNYPPAAASATQTSNIVIPLSAICSSTHTPSISTTSTTVTTAPSSNHSNTTTITEAASTSTTFTCSIKFCLCCPSECPICRIHTPCPTGRFSHFSIQPVWGSSPTL
- the LOC135107549 gene encoding uncharacterized protein LOC135107549 isoform X2 — translated: MTNAWTVWGLLLSLAAPSFSYKIWSGLTGVLEDIDLRRFDDPSRHHHPENDCVDYIIVRDQTDLPQGRQCGSWSVGVRDELSPLGPKRALVGYCPTHSTASSSGSQRCGVSTEIHVEVSVGERDNLPLWSNVKWERHRGFRLVVTAYGHSYGESKCADGLRSCGLIDHQKEMCVHESLWCDHHINCGQPHNLDEMSCFNSYVTMEGLVPVMVGPWVGAALLLLLLVAGVVYWRHARPPAPRDPRPPQELNSYAESYEVSSTLSSAHHMAIQVRVVCNSGHGMVGNGATHLTTTQLPPPHSLHRWPGSSTATMDLPPSYESLFPHGPPSPRSCMAATPATPASAASLDITATTTSLLSLGSSTGAASPGHNYPPAAASATQTSNIVIPLSAICSSTHTPSISTTSTTVTTAPSSNHSNTTTITEAASTSTTFTCSIKFCLCCPSECPICRIHTPCPTGRFSHFSIQPVWGSSPTL